The segment AGGGAAGGTCCGGGCCCCAGGGGTGGTTTCCAAGGCGGCCACTCTGTCCTCCAGCGTGGCCATGCAGAGCTGGGCCTCCCCCACGGGGCAGGGCTGCTGGCCAACGCCCCCGGGGGGCCTTCACGTCCAGCCGGCCGGCTCCCTGCGCCGTCTCTCGGGCTCTGACCACCGCTGCCTCTGCTCAGGGGAAGGCACTGCAAGGCCGGGTCTCCTCGGAGAAGGGCGCCAGCCCTGCGGCAGCCGCAGACAGGCCCACGTGGGGACCCCGCGGAAGGCCCATCACCTGCTGCTTCCCTGACCCTTCAGAGCCCGCCGACTCCCTGCCTGGGAGGTCTAGGGAGAGGGGTCTGCCTCCCGGGGTCTGGTTCTGCTGCCCGAATGGGCTTGGCTCCGGTCCTTTCTCTAGATGGTAGGATTCTGGTGGGAAGCTGGTGTGGCCTCCAGAGAAAACTTGGCACTGAAGACCCCAAGGAGGCTGGAGGCCTTGTTCCTGACCTTGAGTGGGGAGACTCTGACCGTGGCAGTTGCCTACAACAAGTAAGCGGCCGGCCCCCGGGAGCGTGGGGGTCAGGCGTGTGTGTCGGGGGGCTGCAGCTGTGGGCGTGGGGCGTGGACCCTACTGTCCCTTGGGTGCACCAGTCCTCCCGGGGTCCTCCTCGATCGTCCCCTGAGACCGGACCCCAGGCCCCAAAGCTGCGTCCTCTCCTGGATGAAGCAGGGCATCTTGATGAGGCCCCACGGGTTTGGGAGGACGGGAGGAGAACTTGCCAGTGGGTGGCTCTCGGAAGGGCACGGCCCCCCTGCCCCAGGCGTTCCTGGGGACAGCACGCCTGCCCCCTTGCCAGGAGTGGGCCCCGGGAAGGCACTCAGCCGGGCATTTCCTTAGTGACCACTCTGTTGACCACGCCTTTCAGCTCAGGAAGTTGTCAGACCGAAGAAATAGTGAGCTCAGAAATGAATGTTTGGGGGAAATTTGTGTTTCCTGGTAAGAGCTGCTTCCTCGGGCCCCACCCGCCAGCTCCTCTTAGCCTGGCTGCTCTTCATGCTGTTCCCTGCGCTCCTCCTCACGCCCCAGGCTCCTGTGCTCCCCACAGTGGACCGGTCATCTTGCCAGGGCTGCTCTAGTCCCCCCGAGAGGGTCCCGGCATCCCGAGAGGGTCCTGGCTAGGTGGGGGAGAATGGAGTCAGGCCCTGGCGACCCTGACCGCCCAGGCCGACCCACCCCGAGGGGTGCCCGTCCACCCAGGCCTGGCCCTCCCGCTTGTCCACGCAGGCCGCCGGGAGATCCACGTGGTGGACACGGACTATGAGCAGTACGCCATCCTCCGTGTGTCCCTCCAGTGGCAGAACCATGAGTTTTACGTGTTCAAGTATTTCAGTAAGCCGCCCCAGGGTGGGGGCTGGACCGCCGCGGCCCCCGGGGACCCCTGGCTCAGGCCCCCATGCCCCCACAGCTCGGAGCCTGGGCGGCGAGTGTGAGCCCGGGTTCCTGAAGTTCCGGGAGCTGACCACGGACATGGGGCTGTATCTGGTGGGCCGGCACGGTGAGCTCCAGGCCTCGGGGTGGGCTCTGGGCAAGGGGGCCCCGAcagcggggggcgggggctgggcatACATCCCATATGCAGCCCCTCACGCTCCCCTGTCCCACAGGGAGGTGCGCCATGCTCCTGAAGGAGGTGAGTCTTCGCCTCCGGCTGAGTCCCAGGCTGATGGGAGTCCCGGCTCACTCTAGATCCCAGGGCCCCCAGGGTGCTGACACCAGGCTGCCCGGAGGGGACCCTGGAGGCTGGGgcgggcagggtgggggcagggcaggggaggctGGCCTTGTCCGGGTTTCCATCTGCTGGGGGGCACAGGCCCTGTGGACCCTTTCTCGGGCTCCCGGCTCCCCCACTGTGCTAACCCTTCAGCTGCATGGCCTCCTCTGTCTCAACAGCTCCGAGAGACGGGACTGTGACCCCACTTTGCAGGTAGAGAAGCTGAGGCCCAGGCCACTCAGCTAGGACACCCACTCCTGGCTGGGGCCCTCGGGTTCTGACGGCGCCCCGAGGCCTTGCCCTTCTCTGTCGCAGGATCTGACCTAggggagccccgcccccacgggGATGCTTGGAGCCCCGCCCACCCGGCCTCCCTGGGCCGCCAGCCTTGGGGCCACCTGCAGCTGCTCAGCCTGAATAAACTCTACGGCCGAACCCAGGGTCCCGTCTTTCCTGGGGGGccaggggtggtgggtggggctggtgggGTCAACAAACGGTCAGCAGCTGCCCTGGAGCCTCTGCCGTGAGCCGCAGGCTGAGCCGAGACCGTGAGGCCGTGCGCTGTCTGCGGGCCCCGCACTCTGCTCCCCGGGGAGTGGGGACCCCCGTGTCCCTTTGGCACTGCCCGGGCGTCGCCCCCTGCCCTCGCCCTCTGCCTCCTTtcccctgtctctgtctctgctgcTCCCCAGCCCTCCGGCCTGGCTGCTGTTGGCCACCATCGGGTGGACGGCTGACACTTGGAGGTGGGGTGCAGTCAAGGGCCGTGAGGGCAGCTGGGGTGACGGGGTGGCTGCCCACCTGCCAGGGGGACCTGGACAGGTGCCCTCCACCCCTGCTGGTGAAGCTCTTCACCCGTGAGGTGGAGAGACGCTGTCCCTCCTCAGGGAACAGTTCCATGGGACGGAGAGACACTGTCCCCGCCACGGAGAACGGTTCCGTGGGTGAAGGGCCAGGGGAGCCACCTCGGGGGCTGCTGATCGGCCTGCAGGGCTGGCGGGATCGGGACGTCCCGGCTCATGCCTCGCTGCCCACGGCCGGTGGGCTACAGAGTCAGCGTCGCCCGGGTGCCCGTGTCCTTGGTCCTGCCCCATTGACCCGGGCCCCTGCCTACGCAGCTGGCGGGCCCTCGAGGGCACGCACCCACGTCCGGAGGTCGCCTGGTGCTCCCAGGCGGGCCAGGTGCCAGGGCCTCGGGCTGCCCTGGGTGCTGCTGAGGGCTCCTGCTGGAGCCTTGTGGGCAGCAGTTGGGTCCTGGTGCCGTGAGGGGCCCCGACCGCCATCCGCCCCCCGCACACATGTCCCGAAGTGCAGGACATGCCGCCTCTTGTCCTGCCCCCTCACCATGGAGCCCCATGCTGCCCTCCGGCCTCTCGCAGGTGGTCTGGGGGCTCTGGGCACTGTCCCTCCAGGGGCCTGGGGCCCAGCCTGCAGGGCAGCCGACTGGCTGGCCAAGCGGCTGGGGCAACATCAAGGTCCAGGGGCGGAGGCCCCTCAGGCCTGGCCCAGCTGATGGGCAGGCAGTCTGCTTAATGAAGCCAGCCTGTGCCTTTGCCGACACCCACGGGGAGGGTATAAGCCCAGACTGGGCCAAGGAGCATGTCCTGTGGCTTTGGGGAGCTGGCCCCAGTCCCTGCTGGCCAGACATGAGGGGCAACTTGCTTGCAGCCCTGCTGGGGCTGCTCGTGGTGCTGGCGGCTGGCAAGGAGGACTTGGGCCTCCAGAACT is part of the Bos indicus isolate NIAB-ARS_2022 breed Sahiwal x Tharparkar chromosome 11, NIAB-ARS_B.indTharparkar_mat_pri_1.0, whole genome shotgun sequence genome and harbors:
- the LCN8 gene encoding epididymal-specific lipocalin-8 isoform X2 encodes the protein MVGFWWEAGVASRENLALKTPRRLEALFLTLSGETLTVAVAYNNSGSCQTEEIVSSEMNVWGKFVFPGRREIHVVDTDYEQYAILRVSLQWQNHEFYVFKYFTRSLGGECEPGFLKFRELTTDMGLYLVGRHGRCAMLLKELRETGL
- the LCN8 gene encoding epididymal-specific lipocalin-8 isoform X1 translates to MGAGLLSALLGLMLAQVQMTPQSLDLQKMVGFWWEAGVASRENLALKTPRRLEALFLTLSGETLTVAVAYNNSGSCQTEEIVSSEMNVWGKFVFPGRREIHVVDTDYEQYAILRVSLQWQNHEFYVFKYFTRSLGGECEPGFLKFRELTTDMGLYLVGRHGRCAMLLKELRETGL